A part of Streptomyces sp. NBC_01235 genomic DNA contains:
- the rpsH gene encoding 30S ribosomal protein S8: MTMTDPIADMLTRLRNANSAYHDSVTMPASKIKSHIAEILQQEGFITGWKVEDAEVGKNLVLELKFGPNRERSIAGIKRISKPGLRVYAKSTSLPKVLGGLGVAIISTSHGLLTDKQAGKKGVGGEVLAYVW, translated from the coding sequence ATGACCATGACTGATCCGATCGCAGACATGCTTACGCGTCTGCGGAACGCGAACTCGGCGTACCACGACTCCGTGACGATGCCGGCATCGAAGATCAAGTCTCACATCGCGGAGATCCTCCAGCAGGAGGGCTTCATCACGGGCTGGAAGGTCGAGGACGCCGAGGTCGGCAAGAACCTCGTTCTCGAGCTCAAGTTCGGCCCGAACCGTGAGCGCTCCATCGCGGGCATCAAGCGGATCTCCAAGCCCGGTCTCCGGGTTTACGCGAAGTCCACCTCCCTGCCCAAGGTGCTCGGTGGCCTCGGCGTGGCGATCATCTCCACGTCGCACGGTCTCCTCACCGACAAGCAGGCCGGCAAGAAGGGCGTAGGCGGAGAAGTTCTCGCCTACGTCTGGTAG
- the rplN gene encoding 50S ribosomal protein L14 has product MIQQESRLRVADNTGAKEILCIRVLGGSGRRYAGIGDVIVATVKDAIPGGNVKKGDVIKAVIVRTVKERRRPDGSYIRFDENAAVILKNDGDPRGTRIFGPVGRELREKKFMKIISLAPEVL; this is encoded by the coding sequence GTGATCCAGCAGGAGTCGCGACTGCGCGTCGCCGACAACACTGGTGCGAAGGAAATCCTTTGCATCCGTGTGCTCGGTGGCTCCGGTCGCCGCTACGCGGGCATCGGTGACGTCATCGTCGCCACCGTCAAGGACGCGATCCCCGGCGGCAACGTGAAGAAGGGTGACGTCATCAAGGCGGTCATCGTTCGCACCGTCAAGGAGCGCCGCCGTCCGGACGGCTCGTACATCCGCTTCGACGAGAACGCCGCTGTCATTCTGAAGAACGACGGCGACCCTCGTGGCACCCGCATCTTCGGCCCGGTCGGCCGGGAGCTGCGCGAGAAGAAGTTCATGAAGATCATCTCGCTGGCTCCGGAGGTGCTGTAA
- the rpsQ gene encoding 30S ribosomal protein S17, translating into MSENNVTEQTAEARGFRKTREGLVVSDKMDKTVVVAVEDRVKHALYGKVIRRTNKLKAHDEQNAAGVGDRVLLAETRPLSATKRWRIVEILEKAK; encoded by the coding sequence ATGAGTGAGAACAACGTGACTGAGCAGACTGCAGAGGCCCGCGGCTTCCGCAAGACCCGTGAGGGTCTGGTCGTCAGCGACAAGATGGACAAGACCGTCGTCGTCGCTGTCGAGGACCGCGTGAAGCACGCGCTGTACGGCAAGGTCATCCGCCGTACGAACAAGCTCAAGGCCCACGACGAGCAGAACGCCGCAGGCGTCGGCGACCGTGTCCTCCTCGCGGAGACCCGGCCGCTGTCCGCGACGAAGCGCTGGCGCATCGTCGAGATCCTCGAGAAGGCCAAGTAG
- the rpmC gene encoding 50S ribosomal protein L29 produces the protein MSAGTKASELRELGDEELLAKLREAKEELFNLRFQAATGQLENHGRLKAVRKDIARIYTLMRERELGIETVESA, from the coding sequence ATGTCGGCCGGTACCAAGGCGTCCGAGCTGCGCGAACTGGGTGACGAGGAGCTTCTGGCGAAGCTTCGCGAAGCCAAGGAAGAGCTGTTCAACCTCCGCTTCCAGGCGGCGACGGGTCAGCTCGAGAACCACGGTCGGCTCAAGGCCGTCCGTAAGGACATCGCGCGGATCTACACCCTGATGCGTGAGCGCGAGCTGGGCATCGAGACGGTGGAGAGCGCCTGA
- a CDS encoding type Z 30S ribosomal protein S14: MAKKALIAKAARKPKFAVRAYNRCQRCGRPHSVYRKFGLCRVCLREMAHRGELPGVTKSSW, from the coding sequence ATGGCGAAGAAGGCTCTGATCGCTAAGGCTGCTCGTAAGCCCAAGTTCGCTGTGCGCGCTTACAACCGCTGCCAGCGCTGCGGTCGTCCGCACTCCGTGTACCGCAAGTTCGGCCTCTGCCGTGTGTGCCTTCGTGAGATGGCTCACCGCGGCGAGCTGCCGGGCGTGACCAAGAGCTCCTGGTAA
- the rplX gene encoding 50S ribosomal protein L24: MKIKKGDLVQVITGKDKGKQGKVIAAFPREDRVLVEGVNRVKKHTKAGPTAKGSQAGGIVTTEAPIHVSNVQLVVEKDGNKVVTRVGYRFDDEGNKIRVAKRTGEDI, translated from the coding sequence ATGAAGATCAAGAAGGGCGACCTGGTCCAGGTCATCACCGGTAAGGACAAGGGCAAGCAGGGCAAGGTCATCGCGGCCTTCCCCCGCGAGGACCGCGTCCTGGTCGAGGGTGTCAACCGGGTCAAGAAGCACACGAAGGCCGGTCCGACGGCCAAGGGCTCGCAGGCCGGCGGCATCGTGACCACCGAGGCCCCGATCCACGTGTCCAACGTTCAGCTGGTCGTGGAGAAGGACGGCAACAAGGTCGTCACGCGCGTCGGTTACCGCTTCGACGACGAGGGCAACAAGATCCGCGTTGCCAAGCGGACGGGTGAGGACATCTGA
- the rplE gene encoding 50S ribosomal protein L5: protein MATTTTPRLKTKYREEIAGKLREEFSYENVMQIPGLVKIVVNMGVGDAARDSKLIEGAIRDLTTITGQKPAVTKARKSIAQFKLREGQPIGAHVTLRGDRMWEFLDRTLSLALPRIRDFRGLSPKQFDGRGNYTFGLTEQVMFHEIDQDKIDRVRGMDITVVTTATNDAEGRALLRHLGFPFKEA from the coding sequence ATGGCTACCACCACGACTCCGCGTCTGAAGACGAAGTACCGCGAGGAGATCGCGGGCAAGCTGCGTGAAGAGTTCTCCTACGAGAACGTCATGCAGATCCCCGGCCTCGTCAAGATCGTGGTCAACATGGGTGTGGGCGACGCCGCCCGCGACTCCAAGCTGATCGAGGGCGCCATCCGCGACCTCACCACGATCACCGGTCAGAAGCCGGCCGTCACCAAGGCCCGCAAGTCCATCGCGCAGTTCAAGCTGCGTGAGGGTCAGCCGATCGGTGCCCACGTCACGCTTCGTGGCGACCGCATGTGGGAGTTCCTGGACCGCACCCTGTCGCTCGCGCTCCCGCGCATCCGCGACTTCCGCGGCCTGTCCCCCAAGCAGTTCGACGGCCGTGGCAACTACACCTTCGGTCTCACGGAGCAGGTCATGTTCCACGAGATCGACCAGGACAAGATCGACCGCGTCCGGGGTATGGACATCACCGTGGTCACCACGGCGACCAACGACGCTGAGGGCCGTGCGCTCCTTCGTCACCTCGGCTTCCCCTTCAAGGAGGCGTGA